In Paenibacillus phoenicis, one genomic interval encodes:
- a CDS encoding DUF2269 family protein — MGFWLTLHVLGVLLMVGNIITAAFWKIRADRTGNPQIMHYAAKNVMIADYIFTIPGLVLIVLSGGMMTGSLGYSLTGLNWLTFSLILFAVTGLIWLLILIPMQRKMIRLSSDDIESGTVSAAYRKASRNWAVYGTIATLLPLVILYLMISKGF; from the coding sequence GTGGGATTTTGGTTAACCTTGCATGTACTTGGTGTCTTATTGATGGTGGGAAATATCATAACGGCAGCATTTTGGAAAATCCGGGCAGACCGGACCGGAAATCCTCAAATCATGCACTATGCTGCTAAGAACGTGATGATCGCAGATTATATTTTTACGATTCCTGGACTTGTCCTGATCGTCCTTTCCGGCGGCATGATGACGGGGAGCCTGGGCTACTCCTTGACGGGGTTAAATTGGCTTACCTTCTCACTGATATTGTTTGCCGTGACCGGGCTGATTTGGCTGTTAATCCTCATTCCGATGCAGCGCAAAATGATTCGCCTGAGCTCCGATGACATCGAGAGTGGCACCGTCTCAGCGGCATATCGTAAGGCTTCTCGGAATTGGGCGGTTTACGGGACGATCGCTACTTTGCTTCCACTTGTGATTCTGTATCTAATGATCTCCAAAGGTTTCTAA
- a CDS encoding TetR/AcrR family transcriptional regulator, with protein MKQEERRQRTLRRLIDATKELIQEKGCHSITMQDIMSRSGLSKGAIFHYINSKDDIFVLILQEGLEETNRRFMNEIEQGRRNFDDPMQKIKDSIVEFENPQNVTNKVLVYLFGKEEDPAVAEALKQFYERTVFLSQLWIETGQQHGVIPETVEADKTAELFTLMTLGFRIRARIPNVQALVNAQDLTSLMTDILNPVREREEKG; from the coding sequence TTGAAACAGGAGGAGCGCAGACAACGGACGTTAAGACGGCTGATCGATGCAACGAAAGAGTTGATTCAGGAGAAAGGATGCCATTCGATTACGATGCAGGACATCATGAGCAGATCCGGCCTGTCCAAAGGCGCAATTTTTCATTATATCAACAGCAAGGACGATATCTTTGTGCTGATCCTGCAAGAGGGGCTTGAAGAAACGAACCGACGCTTCATGAATGAGATTGAGCAAGGACGTCGGAACTTTGATGATCCGATGCAGAAAATTAAGGACAGCATTGTTGAATTTGAAAACCCGCAGAACGTGACCAACAAAGTGCTTGTGTATTTGTTTGGCAAAGAAGAGGACCCGGCAGTTGCGGAGGCTTTGAAGCAGTTTTACGAACGGACCGTATTCTTATCCCAGCTCTGGATTGAAACAGGTCAGCAGCACGGCGTCATTCCCGAAACCGTTGAGGCGGACAAAACGGCGGAGTTGTTCACGCTGATGACACTTGGCTTCCGAATTCGCGCAAGAATTCCGAACGTGCAAGCGCTGGTTAATGCACAGGACTTAACTTCACTGATGACGGACATTTTGAACCCCGTCAGAGAACGGGAAGAGAAAGGGTGA
- a CDS encoding retropepsin-like aspartic protease, whose product MDIHYDGNLLTVELTVQYRSQSMKISDVIVDTGSSHTVFSPDVLEKIGVTYENGDPVYEAYGIGGTVPFYTKILDEIIIDSLRLERVEVDVGMLPKSHQGLLGLDILQANGFVVDLDKLELRLPESIS is encoded by the coding sequence ATGGATATCCATTATGATGGCAACTTGCTTACGGTAGAGCTGACCGTACAATATCGTAGTCAATCTATGAAAATCTCGGACGTTATTGTTGACACAGGTTCTTCGCATACGGTATTCAGTCCGGATGTCCTGGAGAAAATTGGGGTTACTTATGAAAATGGTGATCCGGTTTACGAGGCGTATGGAATTGGTGGAACTGTCCCTTTTTACACGAAAATTCTTGACGAGATTATCATAGATTCTCTTAGATTGGAGCGAGTCGAAGTTGATGTAGGCATGCTGCCTAAGTCACATCAGGGATTGCTAGGCTTGGATATTTTACAAGCAAACGGTTTTGTCGTTGATTTGGACAAGCTTGAACTCAGATTACCTGAGTCAATCAGTTAA
- a CDS encoding IS110 family RNA-guided transposase yields the protein MKLFVGIDVSSQELEACFMNADGDKLETLTVKNNLNGASHLRDQIVAAADKLAVTEIHIGLEATSVYSWHPAMYLHQDPALRERKAKVFTLNPKLISKFREAYADMDKTDRLDAWVIADRLRFGRLTTTIVMQEQYVALQRLTRMRFHLVHNLAREKQYFLQNLFYKCNAFTTEVDSSVFGHALMEMLSEKFSLDDIAEMDVADLADYLRDKGRNRFPDPERVARCIQQAARASYRLSKVVEDSIDLVLGTSIESIRSIQKQLKDLDKAIERVLDGIQGAQCLLSVPGIGKVYAAGLLGELGDIERFKDQAAVAKYAGLTWRRHQSGVFEAEDTARIKSGNRFLRYYLVEAANSVRMRDEEFGEYYRKKYHEVPKNQHKRALVLTARKLVRLVDVLLRSGQLYTPRRKVNSAKD from the coding sequence TTGAAGCTTTTTGTCGGTATTGACGTGAGCTCGCAAGAGCTCGAAGCGTGTTTCATGAACGCTGACGGTGACAAGCTTGAGACACTCACCGTCAAAAACAATTTGAATGGCGCCTCGCACTTGCGTGACCAAATCGTCGCTGCAGCGGACAAGTTGGCCGTCACCGAGATTCACATCGGCTTGGAAGCCACTTCCGTCTACAGCTGGCACCCTGCCATGTACCTGCATCAGGATCCAGCGCTTCGAGAGCGCAAGGCCAAGGTGTTCACCTTGAACCCCAAGCTCATCAGCAAGTTCAGAGAAGCCTATGCGGATATGGACAAGACCGACCGGCTCGACGCCTGGGTCATTGCGGATCGCCTGCGCTTCGGCCGCCTGACGACCACCATCGTCATGCAGGAGCAGTATGTCGCCCTTCAACGCCTCACGCGCATGCGTTTCCACTTGGTCCATAACTTGGCTCGCGAGAAGCAGTACTTCTTGCAGAACCTGTTCTACAAGTGCAATGCGTTTACAACCGAGGTCGACAGCTCCGTGTTTGGCCATGCGCTCATGGAGATGCTCTCCGAGAAGTTCAGCCTCGATGACATCGCCGAGATGGACGTGGCCGATCTGGCCGACTATCTGCGGGACAAGGGACGCAATCGTTTCCCCGATCCCGAGCGGGTCGCCCGCTGCATTCAGCAAGCTGCCCGCGCCTCCTATCGGCTGTCCAAGGTCGTGGAGGATTCGATTGACCTGGTGCTCGGCACCTCCATCGAATCCATCCGCAGCATCCAGAAGCAGCTCAAGGATCTCGACAAAGCGATCGAGCGGGTCCTCGACGGCATTCAAGGCGCTCAGTGCTTGCTGTCAGTGCCCGGCATCGGCAAAGTCTATGCAGCCGGTCTGCTCGGCGAACTCGGCGATATTGAACGGTTCAAGGATCAAGCCGCCGTCGCCAAGTACGCGGGTCTGACGTGGCGCAGGCACCAGTCCGGCGTCTTCGAGGCGGAGGACACCGCCCGCATCAAATCCGGCAACCGATTCCTGCGCTACTACCTCGTTGAAGCTGCCAACTCGGTTAGGATGCGCGATGAAGAATTCGGTGAATATTACCGGAAGAAGTATCACGAAGTGCCCAAGAATCAACACAAACGCGCCCTCGTCTTAACGGCAAGAAAACTCGTGCGTCTGGTCGATGTGCTGCTACGCAGCGGCCAACTCTACACGCCTCGAAGGAAGGTGAATAGCGCCAAGGATTAA
- a CDS encoding substrate-binding domain-containing protein: protein MIPTEKGKELYTQVVPLIEALEETTQKFKMENSLTVPMVKIGTGYEYFRENLARNLNKFPFRVNATFGVASYILELLIEEKLDMIITSQKIPAPGIEYIHYVQEEFVLVAPYHFEEHHYEDKERFEAWLCSQDWLSYGSELPIIRRFWREYFKKRPQMQIKHVLPDLHSILTAIEHGAGISILPNYMLEKSIHNHTVKIIYPEFRVTNELYLAYHIKFRNYPTTIMIIDALKENLQNNIDTI from the coding sequence ATGATTCCCACCGAAAAAGGGAAAGAGCTTTACACACAAGTGGTTCCTCTTATTGAAGCTTTGGAGGAGACTACACAAAAATTCAAAATGGAAAACTCATTAACCGTCCCCATGGTTAAAATCGGTACAGGATACGAATACTTCCGTGAGAATTTAGCTCGTAATTTAAATAAATTTCCATTTCGAGTTAATGCAACTTTTGGGGTGGCCTCCTATATTCTTGAATTACTGATCGAGGAAAAACTTGACATGATTATAACGTCCCAAAAAATCCCTGCCCCTGGCATTGAATATATCCATTATGTTCAAGAAGAATTTGTACTGGTTGCACCTTATCACTTTGAAGAACATCATTATGAAGATAAGGAACGCTTTGAAGCCTGGTTGTGTTCACAAGATTGGCTCAGTTATGGCAGTGAATTACCGATCATCAGAAGATTTTGGAGAGAATATTTTAAGAAAAGACCGCAAATGCAAATCAAACATGTTCTCCCGGATCTTCATTCAATATTGACGGCGATAGAACATGGAGCTGGAATCAGCATTCTTCCAAATTATATGCTAGAAAAATCTATTCACAATCATACCGTAAAAATAATCTATCCTGAGTTTAGAGTAACGAATGAACTATATCTGGCTTATCATATCAAATTTCGAAATTATCCCACGACGATAATGATTATTGATGCATTAAAGGAGAATTTACAAAATAATATCGATACGATTTAA